A DNA window from Primulina tabacum isolate GXHZ01 chromosome 12, ASM2559414v2, whole genome shotgun sequence contains the following coding sequences:
- the LOC142520077 gene encoding putative late blight resistance protein homolog R1A-3 translates to MIIIPTFLLFSLLIIPFHHSHYFERLILTNCEVFYSFNSTLLQDCELSRRGPEMAYAAVLSLMQVLQQLMGGHVRFIRYEKQQLESFQEKVSFLHDFLENHSTSTSIEVKDLEKEIRDTAYRAEDIIESYGSTCILYYRTNRRLRYLNFCKDLDRVIKEMQSIQEKVAKVKRMLDLKYVQQKNYLPINGPRLTFSDKKPHMVGLVEDTTKIKDWLTSSSSRREIISIVGMGGIGKTTFARNLFDDSLIVYHFHVRAWVTVSQEYQMHEILLGLLDSMDKLNPDMRKVSSGELAERLYKNLKGRVYLIVMDDVWDSKVWDDIKRFFPDDNNGSRIVLTTRLKNVGDLAASTGCLHEMSFLSSSESWNLFREKAFRGEFCSPRLEGIGQEIIRNCRGLPLSIVVIAGLLSMDKTVGYWETIATALNSILAADGGQCSTIFSLSYNHLPAHLKPCFLYFAIFPEDCVIRRSKLIKLWIAEGFIKPNKSKSLEHIAEECLEDLLNRSLIMVLKLGHRSKVKTYRIHDLLRDFSITQVKKEKFLHVINRHTPSHPKGRRNERRVCIQPLTPFKFSKYICNSNGPPFPTRSLLFYHQDGDIIITERSFGLLRVLDMESGVRLLEFPMELVRLVHLRYLSLSCFRAIVPASISLIWGLQTLVIDIWHLDVLLCHLPPQVWLMPHLRHVQIRSIDCHLPDPPNSGVEGKKFVTLAKLQTLSRIRNFRFTDEIIKRIPKLKKLRVVYDVRSKDWSQFHLGNIVCLNELESLHIESYSKIAFPPNFKFPAALKKLTLKGCYLRSEDLAMVGSLPNLEVLKLHNDAYEGQVWEPNEGEFCELKFLKLSWLGLLHWRADDSHFPKLKCLMIRWCFNLKEIPIEIGNISTLELIELDDASLPAIASAKLILDEQRSMGNDVLQVRMKSNWHKDLPRYSKIR, encoded by the coding sequence ATGATCATTATACCCActtttctcttgttttctttactgATCATCCCTTTCCACCATTCCCACTACTTTGAGCGTTTAATCCTAACAAATTGTGAAGTTTTTTATTCTTTCAACAGCACACTGTTGCAAGATTGTGAACTTTCGAGGAGAGGACCAGAGATGGCTTATGCTGCAGTTCTATCTCTTATGCAGGTTCTTCAACAACTCATGGGCGGTCATGTTCGCTTCATTCGTTATGAAAAACAACAGCTTGAATCCTTCCAAGAAAAGGTTAGTTTCCTGCATGATTTTTTGGAGAATCACTCCACGTCCACTAGCATAGAGGTTAAAGATTTGGAAAAAGAAATTAGAGATACAGCTTATAGAGCTGAGGACATCATTGAATCCTATGGATCCACTTGCATTTTATATTATCGAACCAATAGGAGATTGAGATATCTCAACTTTTGCAAAGACTTGGATAGAGTCATAAAAGAAATGCAATCCATTCAAGAAAAGGTGGCGAAGGTTAAGCGTATGTTAGACCTAAAATATGTGCAACAAAAGAATTATTTGCCTATCAATGGACCAAGACTCACATTTAGTGACAAAAAACCCCACATGGTTGGATTGGTTGAAGACACGACGAAAATAAAGGATTGGCTAACAAGTTCATCGTCTAGACGTGAAATCATTTCGATAGTTGGGATGGGAGGCATTGGAAAAACTACTTTTGCACGAAATCTATTTGATGACTCACTTATTGTCTATCACTTTCATGTTCGTGCTTGGGTAACAGTATCTCAGGAATATCAAATGCATGAGATCTTGTTAGGACTTCTAGATTCAATGGACAAGCTCAATCCAGATATGAGAAAGGTAAGCAGTGGAGAATTAGCAGAACGTTTATACAAAAATTTGAAAGGTAGGGTGTATCTCATTGTGATGGACGACGTGTGGGATAGCAAGGTGTGGGATGATATCAAGAGGTTTTTCCCGGATGACAATAATGGAAGTCGAATTgttttgacaactcggctaaAGAATGTGGGAGATCTTGCAGCCTCTACTGGCTGTCTTCATGAAATGAGTTTTCTTAGTTCTAGTGAGAGTTGGAATTTGTTTCGTGAAAAGGCGTTCAGAGGAGAATTTTGCTCTCCACGTTTGGAGGGAATTGGTCAGGAGATTATAAGAAATTGCAGAGGACTTCCACTCTCAATAGTTGTCATTGCTGGTCTCCTATCCATGGACAAGACCGTTGGTTACTGGGAGACTATTGCCACTGCTCTAAACTCAATTCTCGCTGCAGATGGAGGTCAATGTTCAACGATCTTCTCCTTGAGTTACAATCACTTGCCAGCTCACTTAAAACCTTGTTTTCTATATTTTGCAATCTTCCCAGAAGATTGCGTCATCCGAAGGTCCAAACTTATCAAGTTATGGATTGCTGAGGGATTTATAAAGCCAAATAAGTCGAAGAGCTTGGAACATATTGCAGAGGAGTGTTTGGAAGATCTTTTGAATAGAAGTCTGATTATGGTTCTTAAGCTAGGGCATCGTAGCAAAGTTAAGACATACAGAATCCATGatcttttgagagatttttccATAACACAAGTTAAAAAAGAGAAGTTCCTTCATGTCATCAATAGGCACACCCCCAGTCATCCTAAAGGCAGGAGAAATGAACGTCGTGTTTGTATCCAGCCATTGACTCCTTTCAAATTCAGTAAGTATATTTGTAACTCAAATGGACCACCTTTTCCAACCCGATCACTTTTATTTTATCATCAAGATGGTGATATAATCATAACTGAGCGTAGTTTTGGACTGCTAAGAGTGTTAGATATGGAATCCGGAGTACGGTTACTTGAGTTTCCAATGGAGTTGGTCAGACTAGTGCATTTACGGTACCTTTCTCTTAGTTGTTTTAGAGCGATTGTTCCTGCAAGCATATCCTTAATCTGGGGCCTTCAAACCTTAGTCATTGATATCTGGCATCTCGATGTTCTTCTCTGTCATTTACCCCCACAAGTATGGCTGATGCCACATTTAAGGCATGTACAGATCAGAAGTATCGATTGTCATTTACCGGATCCTCCAAATTCAGGAGTTGAGGGTAAAAAATTTGTTACTCTGGCCAAACTTCAAACTCTCTCGAGGATAAGaaatttcagatttacagatgAGATCATCAAAAGAATTCCAAAACTAAAGAAACTGAGAGtcgtttatgacgtgagatccAAGGATTGGTCCCAATTCCATCTTGGTAATATCGTGTGCTTGAATGAACTGGAGTCATTACACATCGAGTCTTACTCCAAGATAGCTTTTCCTCCAAACTTCAAGTTCCCAGCAGCACTCAAAAAGTTAACTTTGAAAGGTTGTTACCTTCGTTCGGAAGATTTGGCGATGGTTGGTTCGCTACCCAATcttgaagttctcaaactacatAACGACGCTTACGAAGGTCAAGTGTGGGAACCAAATGAAGGAGAATTCTGTGAGCTGAAATTCCTAAAGCTTTCCTGGTTAGGCTTGCTGCATTGGAGAGCTGATGATTCCCACTTTCCCAAGCTCAAGTGCCTTATGATACGTTGGTGCTTCAACTTGAAGGAGATACCAATTGAAATTGGAAACATATCAACACTTGAGTTGATCGAATTGGATGACGCAAGCCTCCCAGCTATAGCATCTGCAAAACTGATACTGGATGAACAAAGGAGCATGGGGAACGATGTCCTTCAAGTTCGTATGAAAAGTAACTGGCACAAAGATCTTCCAAGATATAGTAAAATTCGTTGA